A DNA window from Zingiber officinale cultivar Zhangliang chromosome 3A, Zo_v1.1, whole genome shotgun sequence contains the following coding sequences:
- the LOC122053617 gene encoding TPD1 protein homolog 1-like: MESSRSTGVATFFIYSLLFLRIRAAASVHSEGLTREASANGEIAAAAGQFVEIDSSVEERMGEEGVCSKEDILLYQGATAPLPNGIPTYTVQILNTCDVGGCGVGDIHVRCGWFSSARLINPRVFRRLRFDDCLVNDGTAIAPGGSVSFQYANSYPYPLSVASGACG; encoded by the exons ATGGAATCATCCCGCTCGACCGGCGTCGCCACCTTCTTCATTTACTCTCTACTTTTTCTCA gGATACGAGCGGCAGCGTCCGTACACTCGGAAGGTCTAACTAGGGAGGCATCTGCAAACG GAGAAATCGCCGCCGCGGCTGGCCAGTTCGTCGAGATCGATTCCTCGGTGGAGGAGCGGATGGGGGAAGAAGGGGTCTGTTCGAAAGAGGACATATTGCTGTACCAGGGGGCGACGGCGCCGCTGCCTAACGGGATCCCGACGTACACGGTGCAGATCCTGAACACGTGCGACGTCGGCGGGTGCGGCGTGGGCGACATCCACGTGCGGTGCGGTTGGTTCAGCTCCGCCCGCCTCATCAACCCCCGCGTCTTCCGGCGGCTTCGCTTCGACGACTGCCTCGTCAATGACGGCACCGCCATTGCGCCCGGCGGCTCCGTCTCCTTCCAGTACGCTAACTCCTATCCCTACCCGCTCTCGGTTGCTTCTGGCGCCTGCGGATGA